In Alosa sapidissima isolate fAloSap1 chromosome 11, fAloSap1.pri, whole genome shotgun sequence, a single window of DNA contains:
- the LOC121724642 gene encoding uncharacterized protein LOC121724642 has product MAADRRIVYCLLCEKPHENLSSHLKKACMKDNTEEERNAELTKAKISQKEWTRVGRRWEYHEVDSLMNEEDPLRALIDRLKSKGFFIVKDPSESSPAEQRQLLQDVTPWMRSMVAKLKTGVNVATNYTTQFRYFCMGVLSVVYNKSLKSIETFKTAGWVDRQQTSSGVTIQFSDNSVACTLRKEEEEWFELYFTKIRPLALLRQDEYMDDEGCFFLGQNGGPIANTKTDLQRLCKL; this is encoded by the exons ATGGCCGCTGATAGGCGTATTGTCTACTGCCTGTTATGTGAGAAGCCTCATGAAAATTTGTCAAGTCACCTTAAGAAGGCCTGTATGAAGGACAACACAGAAGAAGAGCGTAACGCTGAGTTGACCAAGGCCAAAATATCCCAAAAAGAATGGACGAGAGTGGGCAGACGTTGGGAGTACCATGAGGTTGATTCCTTAATGAATGAGGAAGATCCCCTCCGTGCCCTCATCGACCGGCTGAAAAGCAAGGGCTTCTTTATAGTCAAAGACCCATCGGAAAG CTCTCCAGCTGAGCAACGGCAGCTTCTGCAAGACGTCACTCCGTGGATGCGCAGTATGGTTGCCAAACTTAAGACTGGAGTGAACGTGGCAACAAACTACACGACACAGTTCCGATACTTTTGTATGGGCGTGTTGTCTGTGGTATACAACAAATCTTTGAAGAGTATAGAGACTTTCAAA ACTGCAGGTTGGGTTGATAGACAGCAGACATCAAGTGGTGTGACCATCCAATTCAGTGATAATTCAGTGGCCTGTACACTCagaaaggaagaagaagag TGGTTTGAGTTGTACTTTACCAAGATACGGCCACTGGCTTTACTTAGACAAGATGAATATATGGACGACGAAGGCTGCTTCTTTCTAGGACAGAATGGTGGTCCCAttgcaaacacaaaaacagattTACAACGTCTTTGTAAGTTGTAA